One segment of Toxotes jaculatrix isolate fToxJac2 chromosome 8, fToxJac2.pri, whole genome shotgun sequence DNA contains the following:
- the LOC121186022 gene encoding neuronal acetylcholine receptor subunit alpha-7-like, producing MWQAVALWLLILATLLRVSMQGPHQRFLLRELLRDYNPMERPVANDSQTLTVQFSFTLMQVMDVDEKNQILTTNAWLQMQWYDHYLQWNQSEYPGVKNLRFTSDQVWTPDILLYNSAHDKFDATFKTNVLVNSSGFCEYLPPGIFISTCNVDVRWFPFDIQRCELKFGSWTFDGWLLDIQMKEADVSGYMRNGEWDLLEVPGDRHEVFYDCCAEPYPDVTFVVTLRRRTLFYALNLLIPCVLLSSMTLLVFLLPANSGEKISLGITVLLSLTVFMLMVAEIMPATSDSVPLIGQYFASTMVIVGMSVVATVIVLQFHHHNPNSGHMPRWVHLILLQWVPWFLRMKRPGEGVEPTLSNSQADSQSKTLSSPTTTTTTTTIPTPVPPILPQSLNSLQASLAQLNHPLSHPLPHRPNSQGVILPNSSHRDPSPNPHPQPNGHLPYMGFQTFQTTAELEPVQRSRTTSHGRVNSGLSGGEGEGPAAGGRGPAGDTPVHHHLPSSKFGNPPQEPPVSPDPDPSTTSSGPCGLETGAGAGRSGAMYTHSSVIRSVAVDNQLQALLAEVQFLVERIREQDRQLSLAEQWQFAAAVIDRLCLVGFSVFNIICTIAILMAAPNFGEALSKDFL from the exons ATGTGGCAGGCTGTGGCTCTTTGGCTATTGATACTCGCGACTCTGCTCCGAG TATCAATGCAGGGTCCTCACCAGCGCTTTCTGCTCAGGGAGCTGCTGAGGGACTACAACCCGATGGAGAGGCCGGTGGCCAACGATTCCCAGACTCTCACTGTTCAGTTCTCCTTTACTCTAATGCAGGTCATGGATGTG GATGAAAAGAATCAGATCCTCACCACAAATGCCTGGCTGCAGATG CAGTGGTATGACCACTACCTCCAGTGGAACCAATCGGAGTATCCTGGAGTTAAGAACCTCCGTTTCACTTCCGACCAGGTCTGGACACCTGATATTTTGCTTTACAACAG CGCTCACGATAAGTTTGATGCCACCTTTAAGACCAATGTACTGGTTAACTCCAGCGGCTTCTGTGAGTATCTGCCTCCAG GAATATTTATCAGCACATGTAACGTGGATGTGAGATGGTTTCCATTTGACATCCAGCGCTGTGAGCTGAAGTTTGGTTCCTGGACGTTTGATGGCTGGCTGCTGGACATCCAGATGAAGGAGGCAGATGTATCGGGATACATGCGCAACGGAGAGTGGGACCTACTGG AGGTCCCTGGAGATCGTCATGAGGTTTTCTACGACTGCTGTGCAGAGCCCTACCCCGACGTTACCTTTGTGGTGACGTTACGGAGAAGGACCTTATTTTACGCTCTAAACCTCCTCATCCCGTGtgtgctcctctcctccatgaCCCTGCTGGTCTTCCTGCTCCCTGCCAACTCTGGGGAGAAGATCAGCCTGG gcATCACGGTTCTGCTTTCTCTGACTGTCTTCATGCTGATGGTTGCAGAGATTATGCCCGCCACTTCAGATTCTGTACCACTGATAG GTCAGTACTTTGCCAGCACCATGGTGATTGTAGGCATGTCAGTAGTAGCCACAGTCATTGTCCTCCAGTTTCATCACCACAACCCCAACAGTGGACACATGCCGCGTTGG GTGCATTTAATTCTGCTGCAATGGGTACCTTGGTTTCTGCGGATGAAGCGTCCAGGGGAGGGAGTGGAGCCTACTCTTTCCAACAGCCAGGCAGATTCTCAGAGCAAGACCCTGTCCTCtcctaccaccaccactaccactacCACCATCCCCACCCCAGTGCCCCCCATCCTCCCGCAGAGCCTCAACTCCCTGCAGGCCAGCCTCGCCCAGCTCAACCATCCTCTGTCACACCCACTGCCTCACAGGCCCAACTCCCAGGGTGTTATCCTCCCTAATTCCAGCCACAGAGATCCCAGCCCTAATCCACACCCTCAGCCCAATGGTCATCTGCCTTACATGGGCTTCCAGACCTTCCAGACTACTGCTGAACTGGAGCCAGTTCAAAGGAGCAGAACTACCAGTCATGGGAGGGTTAACAGTGGACtaagtggaggagaaggagagggaccagcagcaggaggaagaggaccagCTGGAGATACACCAGTCCATCATCACCTCCCATCTTCCAAGTTTGGGAACCCTCCACAGGAACCTCCAGTGTCCCCAGACCCTGATCCGTCAACTACATCCTCTGGACCCTGTGGTTTAGAGACTGGGGCTGGAGCAGGGAGATCGGGTGCCATGTATACCCACAGCAGTGTGATTCGATCTGTGGCAGTGGACAATCAGCTGCAGGCTCTGCTGGCGGAGGTGCAGTTCTTAGTCGAACGTATTCGTGAGCAGGACCGGCAGCTGAGTTTGGCAGAGCAGTGGCAGTTTGCTGCAGCTGTCATCGACCGCCTGTGCCTGGTgggattcagtgttttcaacATCATCTGTACCATCGCTATTCTCATGGCTGCCCCAAACTTTGGAGAAGCACTGTCAAAAGACTTCCTCTGA
- the adar gene encoding double-stranded RNA-specific adenosine deaminase, with protein sequence MSRGRGGPSKEHYHRHPPPHLQAKENYNRSGPASLYPRAGPQQSPYSSYYNSSAPPAVSIQAPTPSFIPSNPPIPCHSKAAPKPVVLHNSHNPRPSPDPNSFHYQQVEFLRGHSSEAPQFRASPLGGGGGVGVGPSRPPSSSYQLQSGYNRYSNPNSSPRWRDGYSQDQSFSHPPSVGPTRGSQAPRHLNQNFLQQNHNKYSNRQCFQTDSLCDNFRSFSLQRERPNRGERFDRQSAYSSSAISSFSKVNITLTPHIQDQVQRALAALKPSESISAKLLAKKLRLPKKIVNKALYSLERSQKASKQGLLPPEWTVYRGPLRCNRDQISDVQSPPSHLCVSSEHPQKPKAKVELKTETARNKGEAKEEDSDTESSSSYCSSLESSDSEESQSPAKGQHKKKQHPGTTSSPDQELQLPTMTDQKELVLRYLLHAGEATALVIAKNLGLRSAKQVNPTLYVLEKQGDVIKNGEVNPHTWELSTRRRERMERILKAAQSTPAEECQMEEEPSREEKGGGSIFLPSPPLPPGPCLEPIRLLEGLMPEQSHSDAPPSSTSCQDKETNEGQWATDDIPEFLNAIRRETDAEKVAAERANAMGTVAVSLAAPPPQNLWAKLQEVRLKNPVSGLMEYAQYLGQNCEFLLLDQSGPSHDPRFRMQVMLNGRQFPVAEASSKKVAKKDAAAATLRVLIGEMQGGSSSGDDGNAASTDQVMDIVPDTSGAVEGMGGIFGSGNVEGMGAAEGPRQPLSRSLPGGKNPVSVLMEYSQRSGNPIEFIITGQAGPPHDPRFMYKVKVGESLFAEASAPSKKAARQLAAEEAVKELMADGKLQLNKPQLPLGSSSDSDGRGSGTTCPSLPPLTADELRAAHEAGVGDLINHLNNNAVSGLLEYARARGFAAEIRLVGQSGPPHEPKFTYQAKLGGRWFPPVCASNKKQGKQEAADAALRVLIGEAERAARTGELIPAELPVSGSTLHDQIAMLSHQRFNALTTRIQHSLLGRKILATIVMRRGEGLGTVVSLGTGNRCVKGEELSLKGETVNDCHAEIISRRGFVRFLYSELLKHYDGADDSIFEPGEKNKLQIKPDITFHLYISTAPCGDGALFDKSCSEAGDEVGGHQPLFENAKQGKLRTKVENGEGTIPVESSAIVPTWDGIQHGERLRTMSCSDKILRWNVLGLQGALLTHFLHPIYLKSVTLGYLYSHGHLTRAVCCRLARDGDAFAQSLPPPFMLNHPEVGRVSVYDSTRHTGKTKESSVNWSFPDQHSVEVLDGTKGKLDGNKLGVSRVSKSNLFCLFRSLCQRCGRTDLLSLPSYAQAKMSAMSFQLAKQQFFQALSVHGYGAWIGKPLEEKSFEAGEGTGNNGASVPVGYGSSRNGGAMEYKQEEA encoded by the exons ATGAGCAGAGGTAGAGGAGGGCCTTCCAAAGAACACTACCATAGACATCCACCACCGCACCTCCAGGCCAAGGAGAATTACAACAGATCTGGCCCAGCCTCACTCTACCCCAGAGCTGGCCCACAGCAAAGCCCATATTCAAGTTATTACAACAGCTCTGCCCCTCCTGCAGTGTCCATACAGGCCCCAACTCCCTCTTTCATTCCCTCCAATCCACCGATACCATGCCACAGTAAAGCAGCCCCTAAACCTGTGGTCCTTCACAATTCACATAATCCACGTCCCAGTCCTGATCCAAATTCATTTCACTACCAACAGGTGGAGTTCCTGAGAGGACACAGCTCTGAGGCTCCACAGTTCAGAGCCAGTCCActaggagggggagggggagtgggAGTGGGACCCAGCAGGCCACCCAGTTCCTCATATCAGCTCCAGTCAGGGTACAATAGATATTCAAACCCCAACAGCAGCCCTAGGTGGAGAGACGGGTATAGCCAGGACCAGAGTTTTTCGCACCCACCCAGTGTAGGACCCACACGAGGTTCCCAAGCCCCTCGACACCTGAATCAAAACTTTTTACAACAAAACCACAATAAGTACTCCAACAGACAATGCTTCCAAACAGACTCTTTGTGTGATAATTTTCGGAGTTTCTCTCTTCAACGAGAAAGGCCCAACAGAGGAGAAAGGTTTGACAGACAATCTGCATACAGCAGCTCGGCAATCTCCAGCTTTAGTAAAGTTAACATCACTCTCACTCCTCACATCCAGGATCAGGTACAGAGGGCTTTGGCTGCATTGAAGCCAAGTGAGAGTATCTCTGCAAAATTGTTAGCTAAAAAGCTGCGTCTGCCCAAAAAGATAGTGAACAAGGCCCTCTACTCTTTGGAACGCTCACAGAAAGCCTCCAAGCAAGGACTCCTCCCTCCAGAGTGGACTGTTTACAGAGGACCTCTCAGATGCAACAGAGATCAAATCTCTGATGTACAAAGTCCACCATcccatctgtgtgtcagctcAGAACACCCTCAAAAACCTAAAGCCAAGGTTGagctaaaaacagaaacagcaagaAACAAGGGAGAGGCCAAAGAAGAGGACTCTGACACAGAATCCAGTTCTTCTTACTGCTCTTCTTTAGAGTCATCTGACTCTGAAGAATCCCAGTCACCAGCAAAAGGTcagcacaaaaagaaacaacatcCCGGCACTACCAGCTCTCCTGATCAGGAACTTCAGCTTCCCACAATGACAGACCAGAAGGAGCTCGTTCTGCGTTACCTCCTGCATGCAGGGGAGGCAACTGCTCTGGTCATAGCCAAAAATCTGGGTCTTAGGAGTGCCAAACAGGTCAATCCCACCCTTTATGTTCTGGAAAAGCAAGGAGATGTTATTAAGAATGGTGAAGTCAACCCTCACACCTGGGAGCTCTCCACCCGGCGCAGAGAAAGGATGGAGAGGATCCTCAAAGCCGCACAGAGCACCCCAGCTGAGGAGTGTCAGATGGAGGAGGAACCTAgtagagaagagaagggaggagggtCCATCTTCCTGCCgtcaccaccactaccaccaggTCCATGCCTCGAGCCGATACGTCTGCTAGAAGGCTTGATGCCAGAGCAAAGTCACAGTGATGCG CCCCCCTCCTCTACCTCATGTCAAGACAAAGAAACCAACGAAGGACAGTGGGCCACTGATGATATCCCAGAATTCCTCAACGCCATTCGCCGGGAAACGGACGCTGAAAAAGTGGCAGCAGAGAGGGCCAACGCCATGGGAACTGTTGCTGTGTCACTTGCTGCCCCACCTCCCCAGAACCTGTGGGCCAAGTTACAGGAAGTGAGGCTGAAGAACCCTGTCAGCGGCCTCATGGAATATGCCCAGTATCTGGGCCAGAACTGCGAGTTCCTGCTCCTTGACCAGTCGGGACCCTCCCACGACCCAAG atTCCGAATGCAGGTGATGCTCAACGGGAGACAGTTTCCTGTCGCAGAAGCTTCCAGTAAGAAGGTTGCAAAAAAGGACGCTGCGGCGGCCACCCTGCGCGTTCTCATCGGAGAGATGCAGGGAGGGTCGAGCTCAGGGGACGATGGAAATGCTGCCAGTACGGACCAGGTCATGGATATAGTCCCAGACACTAGT GGGGCAGTTGAAGGCATGGGGGGAATTTTTGGGTCTGGTAACGTGGAAGGGATGGGGGCGGCAGAGGGACCTCGCCAGCCACTGTCCCGTTCCCTGCCTGGTGGGAAAAATCCGGTGTCTGTCCTGATGGAGTACAGCCAGCGCAGCGGGAACCCCATCGAATTCATCATCACTGGGCAGGCAGGCCCACCACATGACCCACG GTTCATGTACAAGGTGAAGGTCGGCGAGAGCTTGTTTGCAGAGGCCTCGGCTCCGAGCAAGAAGGCAGCCCGCCAGCTGGCAGCAGAGGAGGCCGTCAAAGAATTAATGGCTGACGGGAAATTGCAGCTCAACAAG CCTCAGTTGCCCCTAGGCTCTTCCAGTGATAGTGATGGCCGTGGTTCTGGGACTACATGTCCCTCTTTGCCCCCTCTGACTGCAGATGAGTTGCGAGCAGCACACGAGGCAGGGGTTGGGGACCTCATCAACCACCTGAACAACAACGCAGTGTCAGGTCTTCTGGAGTACGCCAGAGCCCGGGGCTTTGCTGCTGAGATTCGCCTGGTTGGCCAGTCTGGGCCACCACATGAGCCTAA gTTCACCTACCAGGCTAAGCTGGGCGGACGGTGGTTCCCTCCAGTCTGTGCGTCCAACAAGAAGCAGGGAAAACAGGAGGCAGCAGACGCTGCTCTACGCGTTCTGATTGGAGAAGCTGAGAGGGCAGCCCGCACTGGGGAGCTTATCCCAGCTGAG CTTCCAGTGAGTGGCAGCACTTTGCATGACCAGATAGCAATGTTGAGCCACCAGCGTTTCAACGCCTTGACCACACGTATCCAGCACAGCCTTCTGGGACGCAAGATTCTGGCCACCATTGTcatgaggaggggggagggccTGGGGACTGTTGTCAGCCTGGGCACTG gAAATCGCTGTGTTAAAGGGGAGGAGCTGAGCCTTAAAGGGGAGACGGTTAATGATTGCCATGCTGAAATCATCTCCAGAAGGGGATTTGTTCG gTTTCTGTACAGTGAGCTGCTCAAGCACTATGATGGCGCAGATGACAGTATATTTGAGCcaggggagaaaaacaaactgcagatcAAACCTGACATCACCTTTCACCTCTACATCAG CACGGCACCTTGCGGGGATGGGGCTCTGTTTGATAAGTCCTGCAGTGAAGCTGGGGATGAAGTCGGGGGCCACCAACCGCTGTTTGAGAACGCTAAGCAGGGCAAGCTCCGCACCAAAGTGGAGAACG GTGAGGGCACAATCCCAGTGGAGTCAAGTGCCATTGTGCCCACCTGGGACGGCATCCAGCACGGAGAGAGGCTGCGAACCATGAGCTGCAGTGATAAGATCCTGCGCTGGAACGTGCTGGGCCTGCAGGGGGCATTGCTCACCCATTTCCTGCATCCGATCTACCTAAAGTCTGTCACACTTG GCTATCTGTACAGCCACGGTCACCTGACACGTGCTGTTTGCTGTCGGCTGGCCAGAGACGGTGATGCATTCGCCCAGagtcttcctcctcccttcatGCTGAACCACCCAGAG GTGGGCAGGGTGAGTGTGTACGACTCCACGCGTCACACGGGCAAGACCAAGGAGTCCAGTGTGAATTGGAGCTTTCCAGACCAGCACAGTGTAGAGGTGCTGGATGGGACCAAAGGCAAACTGGATGG GAACAAACTGGGCGTGTCCCGTGTGTCCAAGTCCAACTTGTTCTGTCTGTTCCGCTCTCTGTGCCAGCGGTGTGGCCGCACAGACCTCCTCTCCCTGCCCTCCTATGCCCAGGCCAAGATGTCAGCCATGTCCTTCCAGCTAGCCAAGCAGCAGTTCTTCCAAGCTCTCAGCGTCCACGGTTACGGCGCCTGGATCGGCAAACCGCTGGAAGAGAAAAGCTTTGAGGCAGGGGAGGGAACCGGGAACAATGGAGCAAGTGTCCCTGTGGGATACGGCAGCAGTAGAAACGGAGGAGCCATGGAGTACAAACAAGAGGAGGCGTAG